A DNA window from Acidimicrobiales bacterium contains the following coding sequences:
- a CDS encoding RelA/SpoT domain-containing protein: MRALIRRVAFTWAVVEGFSNEQINRAGATIRAYFNGEFGDVRFDDGTETSRKVDEAFEVMVAFRAAHQRPLIVATNGLRSTVRTQKCQDLEVSQRLKRGITIVNKLGREPKMLLSRMQDIAGCRAVLASIDEVRRVQTQLMRRRGYLTFKDYIVDPKSTGYRGIHVILRYNDCRVEVQLRTKVMHEWAITQELLGPQTGIDLKSGEAPPIVKEYFRDISEAMAVDERGEIIPEELLRTLQERRDEVFSILRRSQEELKNG, encoded by the coding sequence ATGCGCGCGCTCATTCGCCGCGTCGCCTTTACTTGGGCAGTGGTCGAAGGCTTCTCGAATGAGCAGATCAATCGCGCCGGAGCGACGATTCGCGCGTACTTCAACGGGGAGTTCGGCGACGTCCGTTTCGACGACGGTACGGAGACCTCGCGCAAGGTTGACGAGGCCTTTGAGGTCATGGTCGCCTTCCGCGCCGCGCACCAGCGGCCACTGATCGTCGCTACCAACGGTCTTCGATCCACGGTCCGTACTCAGAAGTGCCAGGACCTCGAGGTTTCTCAGCGCCTCAAGCGCGGCATCACGATCGTCAACAAACTGGGCCGCGAGCCGAAGATGTTGCTCTCTCGCATGCAAGACATCGCCGGATGTCGCGCTGTTCTCGCGTCGATCGACGAAGTGCGGCGGGTTCAGACGCAGCTCATGCGTCGACGTGGTTACCTGACCTTCAAGGACTACATCGTCGACCCGAAGAGCACCGGATACCGAGGCATCCACGTCATTCTCAGATACAACGACTGCCGAGTCGAGGTTCAACTGCGCACCAAAGTCATGCACGAGTGGGCGATTACCCAGGAGCTTCTCGGCCCCCAGACGGGTATCGACCTCAAGTCGGGCGAGGCTCCGCCGATCGTCAAGGAGTACTTCAGGGACATCTCAGAAGCGATGGCGGTTGACGAGCGCGGAGAGATAATTCCCGAGGAATTGTTGCGTACACTGCAAGAACGTCGAGACGAGGTGTTCTCGATTCTGCGTCGATCTCAGGAGGAGTTGAAAAATGGCTAG
- a CDS encoding site-specific integrase — translation MASIDAWRNDKWRARWRDPDGRSRSQVFDRKIDASNHLKAIEGDKVRGHYIDPDAGRQTFESFADEWAAAQDWKQTSRDAWGAHRRRLVARVGSKSLASIDRLVLQSVQRDLSATYARSTTITTMAYARMILRAAHVAGRIGRDPTVGLRNPRAGVGDTNGRVSPNEVPTREEAISLLEAAPAPYRAAIALGIAGLRVGEVLGMCGDRIDLASARVVVDQQLQTMAGVLGLTTPKREKTRTIVVPAVVATELRRHLRDHEAEGLLFRGLRGAPMLRRDQFYASAWRPALRGAGLSADRFKFHSLRHFCASTLLAEGAPLSAVAGHLGDTVETVSRTYVHWLRDDRNVPAAVLDRVLAPTPAEAATI, via the coding sequence ATGGCGAGCATTGACGCTTGGAGGAACGACAAGTGGCGCGCCCGCTGGCGTGATCCTGACGGGAGGAGCCGGTCGCAGGTCTTCGACCGGAAGATCGACGCGAGCAACCACCTCAAGGCGATTGAGGGCGACAAGGTGCGCGGCCACTACATCGATCCTGATGCAGGACGCCAGACGTTCGAGTCGTTCGCCGACGAGTGGGCCGCGGCGCAGGACTGGAAGCAGACGAGCCGAGACGCCTGGGGCGCGCATCGGCGTCGGCTCGTCGCTCGCGTCGGCTCGAAGTCGCTCGCCTCGATCGATCGGCTCGTGCTCCAGTCGGTGCAGCGCGACCTCAGCGCGACCTATGCCCGTTCGACGACCATCACCACGATGGCGTACGCGCGGATGATCCTTCGCGCCGCGCACGTTGCCGGTCGCATCGGCCGCGATCCAACTGTCGGGTTGCGCAACCCGCGCGCCGGCGTCGGTGACACCAACGGTCGCGTGTCCCCGAACGAGGTGCCTACGCGTGAAGAGGCCATCTCGTTGCTCGAGGCAGCGCCCGCGCCGTACCGGGCGGCGATCGCGCTCGGCATCGCCGGGCTGCGCGTCGGGGAGGTGCTCGGCATGTGCGGCGACCGCATCGACCTTGCGAGCGCGCGGGTAGTCGTCGATCAGCAGTTGCAAACGATGGCGGGTGTTCTGGGCCTCACGACGCCAAAGCGCGAGAAGACGCGGACGATCGTCGTGCCCGCCGTCGTGGCGACTGAGCTTCGCCGCCACCTTCGTGACCACGAGGCAGAAGGTCTGTTGTTCCGGGGGTTGCGTGGCGCGCCGATGCTGCGCCGCGATCAGTTCTACGCGTCAGCGTGGCGACCGGCGCTCCGCGGCGCCGGGCTGAGCGCGGACCGGTTCAAGTTCCACTCGCTGCGGCACTTCTGCGCCTCGACATTGCTCGCCGAGGGAGCGCCGCTGTCGGCTGTCGCGGGTCATCTCGGTGACACGGTCGAGACCGTCAGTCGAACCTACGTCCACTGGCTGCGTGACGACCGCAACGTGCCCGCTGCAGTGCTCGACCGGGTGTTGGCGCCGACCCCGGCGGAGGCGGCGACGATCTGA